A window from Mustela erminea isolate mMusErm1 chromosome 17, mMusErm1.Pri, whole genome shotgun sequence encodes these proteins:
- the LOC116576231 gene encoding histone H3.3A — MARTKQTARKSTGGKAPRKQLATKAARKSAPSTGGVKKPHRYRPGTVALREIRRYQKSTELLIRKLPFQRLVREIAQDFKTDLRFQSAAIGALQEASEAYLVGLFEDTNLCAIHAKRVTIMPKDIQLARRIRGERA, encoded by the exons ATGGCTCGTACAAAGCAAACTGCCCGCAAATCGACCGGGGGTAAAGCTCCAAGGAAGCAACTGGCTACAAAAGCCGCTCGCAAGAGTGCGCCCTCTACCGGAGGGGTGAAGAAACCTCATCGTTacag GCCTGGTACTGTGGCACTCCGTGAAATTAGACGTTATCAGAAGTCCACTGAACTTCTGATCCGCAAACTTCCTTTCCAGCGTCTGGTGCGAGAAATTGCTCAGGACTTCAAAACAGACCTGCGCTTCCAGAGTGCAGCTATTGGTGCTTTGCAG GAGGCAAGTGAGGCCTATCTGGTGGGCCTCTTTGAAGACACCAACCTGTGTGCTATCCATGCCAAACGTGTCACAATTATGCCAAAAGACATCCAGCTAGCGCGCCGCATACGTGGAGAACGTGCTTAA